GCCGGTTCGATCACCAGCGAATGGTAGCGCGTCGCTTCCAGATTCTGGGGGAGGTCCTGAAATATCCCCGTCCCCGTGTGCTGGATGGGCGAAGTCTTGCCGTGCATGATCCGAGGGGCGCGGACAATTTTTCCGCCCAGGGCAGCCCCGATCGATTGATGACCGAGGCAAACACCCAAAATCGGCGTTCTTCCTCCGAATTCCCGGACAATCGGAACCGAGACGCCTGCAGCTTCGGGCGTTTTGGGCCCCGGAGACAGTACGATCGCGGCCGGGTTTCGCTGCTGCACATCGGCAAGCTTCAGCTGATCATTCCGGACCACTTCGACCTCGGCACCCAACTCAAAAAGGTACTGCACGAGATTCCACGTGAAGGAATCATAGTTGTCGATCATGAGAATCATTGCTGAATCACCCGAGAGCTTCCGCCATCTCGATGGCCGCAAATACGCTGCGGGACTTCCGGACGCACTCCTCATATTCAGACTGCGGATCCGAGTCGTAGACGATACCCGCCCCCGCTTGCACCCAGGCTTTTCCGTCCTGCATCAGAGCCGTGCGGATCGTGATTGCCGTATCCATGGCTCCATCGAAACCCAGATATCCGAGTGCGCCGCCGTAGAGTCCTCGACTGACTGGCTCGAGTTCGTCGATAATCTCCATCGCACGGACCTTGGGCGCTCCGGACAGGGTGCCTGCCGGAAACGCAGCACGCAGCGCATCGATCGCATCGAACTCGGCGGCTACCTGCCCTTCCACATTCGAAACGATATGCATCACATGCGAGTAGCGCTCGATCTTGAATTCCTCAGTGACCTTCACCGACCCTGGCTCGGCAACCCGGCCAACATCGTTCCGCCCCAGGTCGAGCAGCATCACGTGCTCCGCTCGCTCCTTGGGATCCGCGAGAAGGCCTTCCGCCAGACGACCGTCTTCCAGAGGGTCCGCCGCGCGGGGCCTGGTTCCGGCAATGGGGCGAACCGTCATCACCCCTTGCTCGAGGCGCACCAGAACCTCCGGAGAGCCACTGACGACCGCAAATCCATCCAACTCGAGGTAGGTCAGGTAGGGCGAAGGATTGATGGACCGCAAGCAGCGATAAACATCGAACGGGGCGGCATGAGTCGACCGACTGAAACGCTGGGCGAGAACAACCTGAATGATGTCGCCGGAAACGATATATTCTTTCGCGCGGCCGACGAGATCCTTGTAGCCCTCCTCGGTCATATTCGACTCGACCTCACCCGGCGAGGTCATTCCGATCCGCCCCTGCAAGACCGGCGCGGGAGCCTCCAGTCGGAGGGTCAGCTCTTCAAGTTTGGCAACCGCCTGAGCTCGCGCCTCTTCAAGGTCGCCACCAGCGCGCACATCCGCGTGGGTGAGCAGCAGAATCTTCTGCTCCCGATTATCAAAGATCACCAAAGTATCGACCAGCAGCAAGGCCAGGTCGGGCAAGACCATTGCCGCAGGTGGTGGCTCGGGCAGATCTTCGATGAGCCGCACGGCATCATAACCAATCCAACCGACCAGACCGCCCCGCAAGCGCGGCAATTCAGGAACTTCGGCCATGACGAATTGCGCAAGGATCTGGCGCAGCTCCAGCAACGGATCGACGTCGTTGAAGCTCTCGGAGCGACCGTCAGCCCAGGAGACCGTCATCTCGCGGCCCGTGGCTCGGATGATCGCAGCCGGCTCGGTCGCCAAAAAACTGTAGCGGCCCCACTGCTCGCCGCCCTCATTACTCTCGAGAAGAAAGCCTTCGCCGCCGCGGTGGATTTTCTGGAAAGCCGTCACTGGCGTATCACGATCGGCAAGCACCTCGGTCCAGACCGGAACGTGCGTCACCCCGGAGGCCAAGCGCTCAAACTGAGGCTGAGTAGGATAGCTCCTCATGATCGCTACTCCTCCACCAGAAACGCGCGCGGATACCGCTCCTTGTTCTTGAGTCGGACCACCATCGAGGTCGCTTGCTCCATCGTCGCAAACCGCCCCACTCGCACTCGATACCAGGTCTCCCCGCGCAAACGGACCTTGAAGAGATAGGCCGGGTAGCCCTTGCCTTCCAGCTGTCGGATCAAACGATCCGCTGTCGCAGGATCCTTCGTCGCATTCACCTGCACAGCCCAGGTGCCCGCGTCCACCATATTCACCGTCGGCTTCGGTGTGGGGGCTGGTCGCACCGGGGTGCGCGTCTGGACGGGAGCCGGTGCCATTGTCGGGGCAACGCGCGGGGGTACTCTCGTGGGGGCAACTCGAGGTGCGCGCGTCGCCGTCGGTGCCGGTTTGACGGCAAGGCGGAATGGCGATGTCGGCCTTGGCTCAGGAGAGCGCTGCGCCTGCTCCGCTACGGCAACCGAAGTTGGCTTGGTCGCAGGCCGAGTCCTGGCCTGCGCCGGTCCATCGATGGGCAAACGAACGACGTGCTCCTCGCTGCGGACACGACTCTCCTGCAATCCCTTTCCGACAAAAATGCCAAGAAAAAAGACAACCGCCGATCCGCCGGCAAAAGCCAGGATCAGTCCCAGAACCTCCAACCATCCGAACTCGAACCGCCGCCCACTGCCTGCCATTTTTCACATCCTATCTGGTGCCGAGACGCCCAGAACCGACAATCCGTCGGCCACAACTCGCTGCACGAGGCGCAAAAGGAAGAGGCGCGCGCGCCTACGCGGCTCTTCGGCATCCCCGAGCACTCGGTGCTGGTTGTAGAAACGATGCAAGAGTGCCGCAAAATCCTGCAGATAGAAAACCAGCCGGTGGGGCTCGAGTTCCCGGGCGGCTATCTCGACAACTTCTGCATAGGCCGCCGCCGCTGTGATCAGCTCCTGCTCCTCGCGCAAAACGAGGGGAGCCAGATCAGCCAGCGTCGGATTCCCCTCGGGCAGGCTCACCCCTTTCTCGCCCGCCTGCGCAAAAAGGTTGGCGATGCGGGCGTGGGCATATTGCACGTAATAGACCGGATTATCGGTCGAACGCTTCTTTGCCAATTCCAGATCAAATTCCAGATGCGTGTCCGATTTCCGACTGAGGAAAAAGAAGCGAACGGCGTCCGTGCCAACCTCGTCGATGAGATCGTCGAGCGTGACATACTCGGCTCGGCGCGTGGACATCTTCACCTGCTCCCCGTGCCTGGTGAGGGTGACAAATTGATAGATCACCGCGCGGATGCGCTCGGCCGGCAGACCCAGCCCCGCCAAACCAGCCTTCACCTCCTGATTTTCGGCAATATGGTCGGCACCCAGCACGTCGACAATCTCATCAAAGCCGCGGCCCAGCTTGTTTTCGTGGTAGGCGATATCCGGGAGGCGATAGGCCGGCTCACCTGAACTTTTCACCAGAACACGGTCCTTGGGGAGGCCAACCTTCTCGCCGAGCAGCCACACAGCACCTTCGCGGCGATCGACCAATCCCCGTTTTTCCAACTCGGCCAGAACCCGATCGATCGACCCGCTCGCGTAGAGCGTGTCCTCGTTGAAGAACTCGTCGAACCGGATCCCGAGGCGTTCCTGCGTTTCTCGAATCTCGCGAAAAATCGCCTCCTCGGCAGCATCCCGAAAGGCGGTTCCCTCATGCCCCACAAGGTCCCGGCCATGCGCATCCCGGAGCCCCGCGGCAACCTCGCGGATATAATCGCCCTGATAGCCGTCTTCGGGAAAATCCGCGGGTTCGTCGACCAACTCCAGATACCGGCCGCGCACCGAATCGCCAAGAACCTTCATCTGACGGCCGGCATTGTTGAAATAGTACTCGCGATGGACGTCATGGCCGGTCGCCTCGAGAACTCGCGCGATCGAATCACCCAGAACGGCATTCCGGCCGTGCCCAACGGTCAGGGGACCTGTCGGATTCGCGCTGACAAATTCCACCTGAACCCGACGCCTCTCGCCGAATTTGGAGATGCCCAGAGCAGAATCGGAAGCCAGATCGACCATGAGGGTGCGAAAAAGCTCCGGCTTCAGTCGGAAATTGAGGAATCCGGGGCCGGCAATCTCGATGGATTCCACCCAGCCCGCTGGG
This window of the Candidatus Binatia bacterium genome carries:
- the trpE gene encoding anthranilate synthase component I; translation: MRSYPTQPQFERLASGVTHVPVWTEVLADRDTPVTAFQKIHRGGEGFLLESNEGGEQWGRYSFLATEPAAIIRATGREMTVSWADGRSESFNDVDPLLELRQILAQFVMAEVPELPRLRGGLVGWIGYDAVRLIEDLPEPPPAAMVLPDLALLLVDTLVIFDNREQKILLLTHADVRAGGDLEEARAQAVAKLEELTLRLEAPAPVLQGRIGMTSPGEVESNMTEEGYKDLVGRAKEYIVSGDIIQVVLAQRFSRSTHAAPFDVYRCLRSINPSPYLTYLELDGFAVVSGSPEVLVRLEQGVMTVRPIAGTRPRAADPLEDGRLAEGLLADPKERAEHVMLLDLGRNDVGRVAEPGSVKVTEEFKIERYSHVMHIVSNVEGQVAAEFDAIDALRAAFPAGTLSGAPKVRAMEIIDELEPVSRGLYGGALGYLGFDGAMDTAITIRTALMQDGKAWVQAGAGIVYDSDPQSEYEECVRKSRSVFAAIEMAEALG
- the argS gene encoding arginine--tRNA ligase, which codes for MKSRIEGLLSEALIRASEAGQLVSREAPAATLESPKDRDHGDLASNIAMILAKPEKKAPRAIAEILIENVEDPAGWVESIEIAGPGFLNFRLKPELFRTLMVDLASDSALGISKFGERRRVQVEFVSANPTGPLTVGHGRNAVLGDSIARVLEATGHDVHREYYFNNAGRQMKVLGDSVRGRYLELVDEPADFPEDGYQGDYIREVAAGLRDAHGRDLVGHEGTAFRDAAEEAIFREIRETQERLGIRFDEFFNEDTLYASGSIDRVLAELEKRGLVDRREGAVWLLGEKVGLPKDRVLVKSSGEPAYRLPDIAYHENKLGRGFDEIVDVLGADHIAENQEVKAGLAGLGLPAERIRAVIYQFVTLTRHGEQVKMSTRRAEYVTLDDLIDEVGTDAVRFFFLSRKSDTHLEFDLELAKKRSTDNPVYYVQYAHARIANLFAQAGEKGVSLPEGNPTLADLAPLVLREEQELITAAAAYAEVVEIAARELEPHRLVFYLQDFAALLHRFYNQHRVLGDAEEPRRRARLFLLRLVQRVVADGLSVLGVSAPDRM
- a CDS encoding SPOR domain-containing protein; the protein is MAGSGRRFEFGWLEVLGLILAFAGGSAVVFFLGIFVGKGLQESRVRSEEHVVRLPIDGPAQARTRPATKPTSVAVAEQAQRSPEPRPTSPFRLAVKPAPTATRAPRVAPTRVPPRVAPTMAPAPVQTRTPVRPAPTPKPTVNMVDAGTWAVQVNATKDPATADRLIRQLEGKGYPAYLFKVRLRGETWYRVRVGRFATMEQATSMVVRLKNKERYPRAFLVEE
- a CDS encoding aminodeoxychorismate/anthranilate synthase component II, translated to MILMIDNYDSFTWNLVQYLFELGAEVEVVRNDQLKLADVQQRNPAAIVLSPGPKTPEAAGVSVPIVREFGGRTPILGVCLGHQSIGAALGGKIVRAPRIMHGKTSPIQHTGTGIFQDLPQNLEATRYHSLVIEPASLPADLDLTAWTYDGDEKVIMGVRHKEWFLEGVQFHPESILTSEGKSLLANFLEEVSRS